The proteins below come from a single Manduca sexta isolate Smith_Timp_Sample1 chromosome 3, JHU_Msex_v1.0, whole genome shotgun sequence genomic window:
- the LOC115441076 gene encoding probable tRNA N6-adenosine threonylcarbamoyltransferase, mitochondrial: MFHHKYCNILKRTIVHSLNRKNHVKLSENLTKPIVLGIETSCDDTGCAIVDGTGNILGEALFSQNALHVRCGGINPLVAHELHRDNIDNVVNEALGNAGLKIKDVDAIAVTTKPGLLISLQVGVKYAKYLAKQYNKPLIPIHHMEAHALIPRMCKDIPFPFIVLLVSGGHCLLAVVNHIDDFVLLGQSIDNAPGEVLDKIARRMKLRNIPTYSTMAGGRAVELAAKGAKYPDLFKFPLPLARYRDCNFSFSGIKDYFVRKLVQMENEHGIMGNEIIPEYRDFCAALQLAVAEHLVHRTERALLFCEEEKLIDTSIKNIIVSGGVACNDFIFKSIEFIANKWNYKTIRLPPRLCTDNGIMIAWNGVEKYKKELDIVSDFNIKDIDPTAPLGRNYINNVQAANLPVKATKLHILYDT; the protein is encoded by the coding sequence atgTTTCAtcacaaatattgtaatattcttAAGAGAACAATTGTGCACAGTCTAAATCGTAAAAATCATGTAAAGTTAAGTGAAAACCTCACCAAGCCAATAGTATTAGGGATTGAAACATCATGTGATGATACTGGGTGTGCTATTGTTGACGGCACAGGAAATATACTAGGAGAAGCTTTATTCTCTCAGAATGCTCTGCATGTTAGATGTGGTGGTATTAATCCTTTAGTTGCCCATGAACTTCATCGGGATAACATAGATAATGTTGTAAATGAAGCACTGGGTAATGcaggattaaaaataaaagatgtaGATGCCATTGCAGTCACTACTAAACCTGGTTTGTTGATTAGTCTTCAAGTCGGTGTGAAGTATGCTAAATATTTGGCTAAACAGTATAATAAACCTTTGATACCCATCCATCATATGGAAGCACATGCATTAATACCAAGGATGTGTAAAGATATACCATTTCCATTTATAGTTCTTTTAGTTTCAGGAGGGCATTGCCTTCTTGCTGTAGTTAACCATATAGATGATTTTGTTCTACTGGGTCAGTCAATAGATAATGCACCTGGAGAAGTTTTAGACAAAATTGCTCGGAGAATGAAATTAAGAAACATACCCACTTACTCAACCATGGCAGGAGGTAGAGCAGTTGAACTGGCAGCTAAAGGTGCAAAATACCCAGacctttttaaatttccattacCATTAGCAAGATATAGAGATTGCAATTTTAGCTTTAGTGGAATTAAAGACTATTTTGTTAGAAAGCTTGTACAAATGGAGAATGAACATGGAATAATGGGCAATGAAATAATTCCTGAATATAGAGATTTCTGTGCAGCATTGCAACTTGCTGTTGCTGAACATTTAGTTCACAGAACAGAGAGAGCTTTACTGTTTTGTGAAGAAGAAAAATTAATAGACACatctataaaaaacataatagtaTCTGGAGGTGTAGCctgtaatgattttatattcaaatctatagaatttattgcaaataaatggaattataaaacaataagacTACCACCAAGATTATGTACAGATAATGGGATAATGATAGCTTGGAATggtgtagaaaaatataaaaaggagcTGGATATTGTCTCAGATTTCAACATAAAAGACATTGATCCTACAGCTCCTTTAGGTAGGAATTATATCAACAACGTCCAGGCTGCTAATTTACCAGTTAAAGCAACAAAATTACATATACTTTATGATACCTAa
- the LOC115441080 gene encoding 1-acyl-sn-glycerol-3-phosphate acyltransferase gamma — MFYKMINLRVLKQSTIVHLCFAISYFTSGLLMNFVQAILYFGLKPFNVTLYRKINYYLSYSFYSQLVFMSEWWAGSKMSIYIKKDEYDKWYGKEHGYLIMNHSYEIDWLMGWQFCDGIGVLGNCKAYAKKAIQYLPPIGWMWKFGEFVFLERSFEKDKDIIKKQISELCDYPDPVWLLMTPEGTRYTKTKHEASLNFAKEKNLPLLKHHLTPRTRGFTTSLQHFRGKIPAIYNIQLAFDRDSKTPPTLTSLLYGKPVHAHLYIERIPVDTVPEDEAKAAQWLHELFVVKDKMQESFLNTGDFFSQSGVERLESFNAQPRIYSLLNTLGWAVITLTPMLYYLIGLLFSGKLLYFSIACAIIAAFFILLQKSIGMSKISQGSSYGTEKK; from the exons atgttttacaaaatgattaacTTAAGGGTTTTGAAGCAATCCACAATTGTACACTTATGTTTCGCCATTTCATATTTCACATCAGGTTTACTGATGAACTTTGTACAAGCTATTTTATACTTTGGGCTAAAACCGTTTAATGTAACTttgtacagaaaaataaattattatttgtcctATTCATTTTACAGTC AATTAGTATTCATGTCAGAATGGTGGGCAGGGTCAAAAatgtctatttatattaaaaaagatgAATATGACAAGTGGTATGGCAAAGAACATGGTTATTTGATCATGAATCACAGTTATGAAATAGATTGGCTCATGGGATGGCAATTTTGTGATGGCATTGGAGTCCTTGGG aaTTGCAAAGCATACGCCAAAAAAGCGATCCAGTATTTGCCGCCCATTGGTTGGATGTGGAAGTTCGGAGAATTTGTCTTCCTCGAAAGGTCATTCGAAAAAGATAAGgatattataaagaaacaaatatcTGAACTTTGTGATTATCCTGATCCAGTGTGG cTATTGATGACACCAGAAGGAACCCGATATACGAAAACGAAACACGAAGCCTCATTGAATTTCGCCAAGGAGAAGAATTTGCCTTTACTCAAACACCATTTGACTCCGCGTACTAGAGGGTTCACGACAAGCTTACAACATTTTAGGGGCAAAATACCCGCCATTTACAACATTCAGTTGGCGTTCGACAGAGATAGCAAG ACACCGCCGACGTTGACAAGTTTGCTTTACGGCAAGCCAGTCCACGCCCACTTGTACATCGAACGAATACCCGTCGACACAGTACCCGAAGATGAGGCGAAAGCGGCGCAGTGGCTGCATGAGCTGTTCGTCGTCAAG GACAAAATGCAAGAGTCGTTTTTGAATACGGGGGATTTCTTTTCGCAATCCGGCGTCGAGCGGTTGGAGTCGTTTAATGCGCAGCCTCGGATATACTCGCTGCTGAACACTCTGGGGTGGGCCGTCATAACCCTGACACCCATGCTCTACTATTTGATCGGTCTGTTGTTCAGCGGGAAACTTCTTTATTTCTCAATCGCTTGCGCCATCATTGCTGcgt TTTTCATTCTTCTACAAAAATCGATCGGGATGTCCAAGATCAGTCAAGGATCCTCATATGGAACAGAGAAGAAGTAA